A genomic stretch from Algoriphagus halophilus includes:
- a CDS encoding HD domain-containing protein produces the protein MNQESLNLNRNSFGNPQNAGNAMSNEEALALLDEWVKNEKLKVHMLQVGHLMKKFAQSKNYPDEVQHLWYLAGLLHDADWDQWPDQHCKKIIEELESRNLDPGMIRAIASHGPRYFGVEPESEMDKMLYAFDELSGFVHAYSLMRPTGYEGMEVKGVKKRLKDKTFAAQVSREDIQDASQRAAIPVEDLIQFVITHQITALE, from the coding sequence ATGAATCAAGAGTCATTGAATTTAAATAGAAATAGTTTTGGAAATCCTCAAAATGCTGGGAATGCGATGTCAAATGAGGAGGCACTAGCACTTTTGGATGAATGGGTAAAAAATGAAAAATTAAAAGTTCATATGCTTCAAGTAGGGCATTTAATGAAAAAATTTGCGCAAAGTAAAAACTACCCAGATGAAGTTCAGCATCTCTGGTATTTGGCGGGCTTGCTTCATGATGCCGATTGGGATCAATGGCCCGATCAGCACTGTAAGAAAATAATTGAAGAATTAGAGTCCAGAAATTTAGATCCAGGAATGATAAGGGCCATCGCCTCTCATGGACCTCGGTATTTTGGGGTAGAGCCTGAATCTGAAATGGACAAAATGTTGTATGCTTTTGATGAATTAAGTGGATTCGTACATGCTTATTCTTTGATGCGTCCTACAGGATACGAAGGAATGGAAGTCAAAGGAGTCAAAAAGCGATTGAAGGATAAAACTTTTGCAGCACAAGTGAGTCGGGAAGATATTCAGGATGCTTCTCAACGTGCAGCTATACCTGTAGAAGATTTAATTCAATTTGTGATCACCCACCAAATTACAGCACTTGAATGA
- a CDS encoding 3'-5' exonuclease, translated as MIPLRISKDEINQLPLGQFEGEMFLIDDIEDVEEVAEFLAKQRIIGFDTETKPAFRRGVINPVALLQLSTSTQAFLFRLNNIGSFPDALRNVLEKEAIVKVGAAVHDDLKGLAKLTDSFYPQSFFDLNDELKKVGFHNVGVRNLCGMVLKIRISKAEQVSNWEAEELTEKQKRYAATDAWACLEIFEKLKKEGYLDPLFKK; from the coding sequence ATGATCCCTTTAAGGATAAGTAAAGATGAGATTAACCAGTTGCCCCTCGGTCAGTTTGAGGGGGAAATGTTTTTAATAGATGATATAGAGGATGTAGAAGAGGTTGCTGAATTTTTGGCAAAGCAAAGGATCATTGGATTTGATACCGAAACAAAGCCTGCTTTTCGAAGAGGGGTGATTAATCCGGTTGCTTTACTTCAATTATCTACTTCCACTCAAGCGTTCCTATTTAGGCTGAATAATATTGGGAGCTTTCCAGATGCTTTGAGAAATGTGTTAGAAAAAGAAGCTATTGTGAAGGTCGGAGCGGCAGTCCATGATGATTTAAAAGGCCTGGCAAAATTGACGGATTCTTTTTACCCGCAATCTTTTTTTGATTTGAATGATGAGTTAAAGAAAGTAGGATTCCATAATGTAGGGGTTAGAAATCTTTGTGGGATGGTCCTGAAAATCAGAATCTCCAAAGCTGAACAAGTTTCCAATTGGGAAGCTGAAGAACTTACGGAGAAGCAAAAACGGTATGCAGCCACTGATGCATGGGCTTGTTTAGAGATTTTCGAAAAATTAAAAAAGGAAGGTTATTTGGACCCTCTTTTCAAGAAATGA
- a CDS encoding DUF6515 family protein, whose product MEKLSIKFLILGFGLMGMIFISDLAQAQRMRAGAGRAGARPATTRQAPSRQMSRPPSRPSTRPATRPTTRPTTRPSSRPSMNTRDNTRPKNSSSRPTLNGGANKVTRDRTNTSKVSNIRNNSSTNRGGGNRNIVNNNITINRNNVNVRNNHVRNYRPYRPPYRPYPRPPYIWGGYGFSWFRPYYYHPYSPYYWGPVWHPWGFFVAALATTAIIVSIENQDYNYDEGVFYVETDDGYVVVEAPQGATVKVIPKESKEVEVSPTVNNYYYGGTFYEKSDGGYTVVPPPAGAVVDALPEGGEEVKVGDQTYVKIGDTYYMPVQEDGKDMYEIVQVEEVEG is encoded by the coding sequence ATGGAAAAGTTAAGCATTAAATTTTTGATCCTGGGTTTTGGGTTGATGGGTATGATATTCATTTCCGACTTAGCCCAGGCGCAAAGAATGAGAGCAGGAGCGGGTAGAGCTGGTGCAAGACCGGCTACCACGCGACAAGCTCCATCTAGACAGATGAGTAGGCCACCATCAAGACCTTCCACTAGGCCTGCTACAAGACCTACAACAAGACCTACTACGCGTCCTTCTTCAAGGCCTTCTATGAATACCCGGGATAATACCCGTCCAAAAAATTCCAGTTCACGGCCCACCTTAAATGGAGGAGCAAACAAAGTAACAAGGGACAGAACCAATACTAGTAAGGTGTCCAATATTCGAAATAACTCTTCAACTAATCGAGGAGGAGGTAATCGAAATATCGTAAACAACAATATTACCATCAATAGGAACAATGTCAATGTCCGAAATAATCATGTTCGGAATTACCGTCCATACAGACCTCCCTATAGACCTTATCCTAGGCCTCCCTATATCTGGGGTGGATACGGGTTTAGTTGGTTTAGACCCTATTATTACCATCCCTACAGCCCCTATTATTGGGGACCAGTTTGGCATCCATGGGGATTTTTTGTAGCTGCATTGGCTACTACCGCAATCATAGTCTCCATTGAAAATCAGGATTACAATTATGATGAAGGGGTGTTTTATGTGGAAACGGATGATGGATATGTAGTAGTGGAAGCTCCTCAAGGGGCGACTGTGAAAGTGATCCCTAAAGAATCAAAAGAGGTAGAAGTGAGTCCGACCGTAAACAACTATTATTATGGTGGCACCTTTTATGAAAAAAGTGATGGTGGCTATACGGTAGTTCCACCCCCAGCAGGTGCAGTGGTGGATGCTTTACCCGAAGGAGGGGAAGAGGTGAAAGTCGGAGATCAGACGTATGTCAAAATAGGTGATACGTATTATATGCCTGTCCAAGAAGATGGAAAAGATATGTATGAAATAGTGCAGGTTGAAGAAGTGGAGGGTTGA
- a CDS encoding sugar 3,4-ketoisomerase, with the protein MIELIAKKLPYLIDFPGHVSETGTLNYWKDRTLFSSGIERCFWISDVKAGESRGNHAHYQESQVIIAMAGVLEVEVTHVSGELLKFKLESSSKGLFIPPLNWVSVIFSEGSVLLGLCDRAFSEDDFIRNKQDFENYQYRNQ; encoded by the coding sequence ATGATAGAATTGATTGCAAAAAAATTACCTTACTTAATAGACTTTCCAGGTCATGTGTCAGAGACAGGAACATTAAATTATTGGAAGGATCGGACACTCTTTTCAAGCGGAATTGAACGATGCTTTTGGATATCAGATGTAAAAGCTGGGGAGTCCAGAGGTAACCATGCGCATTATCAGGAATCCCAAGTAATCATCGCCATGGCTGGAGTTTTAGAAGTAGAAGTGACCCATGTAAGCGGGGAACTATTAAAATTTAAATTGGAATCTTCTTCAAAAGGGTTGTTCATCCCTCCCTTAAATTGGGTTTCAGTTATTTTCTCCGAAGGTTCTGTTTTACTTGGGCTCTGTGATCGAGCATTTTCTGAAGACGATTTTATTAGGAATAAACAAGATTTTGAAAACTACCAATACAGAAATCAGTAA
- a CDS encoding NAD(P)/FAD-dependent oxidoreductase: MKYDLIVIGSGFVGLSTAIHFQKKHPKAKVAVLERGAFPSGASSKNAGFACFGSLTEILDDLENMSQAEVLGLVKKRYRGLQQIRKKFGDKALNYQASNGFELLEESQLLAADRMDEINKLLQPLFKKEVFSIVSDHDRLGFSSKVKMVIQNKFEGELDPGMYLTSLWKLAGKWGVRIISGVNVKRIDLDSGVVSVENNWDQGQFEMKGKELAICTNAFTKQLLPDTTLEPGRGLVMVSEPLDFEIPWKGSFHMDKGYVYFRKVDGRLLLGGARNIDFEGENSTAFEINQKIKSHLNRLAHEVIFPDKEIVWEKEWTGIMAFGEKKTPIIQEVGKKASVAVRLGGMGVAIGWQVGKELAKLISKK; the protein is encoded by the coding sequence TTGAAATACGACTTAATCGTGATTGGGTCCGGTTTTGTCGGGCTTTCTACTGCCATTCACTTTCAAAAGAAACATCCCAAAGCAAAAGTAGCAGTGCTTGAAAGAGGCGCATTCCCAAGTGGTGCAAGTTCAAAAAACGCAGGTTTTGCATGTTTTGGTAGCCTCACTGAAATATTGGATGATTTAGAGAATATGTCTCAAGCGGAGGTATTGGGTTTGGTAAAAAAAAGGTATCGGGGGCTGCAGCAAATTCGAAAAAAATTTGGAGACAAGGCTTTAAATTATCAGGCTTCAAATGGGTTTGAACTCTTAGAGGAAAGCCAATTGCTAGCTGCGGATCGCATGGACGAGATCAATAAATTGCTTCAACCTCTTTTTAAAAAGGAGGTGTTTTCCATCGTTTCCGATCATGATCGATTGGGTTTTTCTTCCAAAGTGAAAATGGTAATCCAAAATAAATTTGAAGGTGAACTTGATCCAGGAATGTACCTCACTAGCTTGTGGAAGTTGGCGGGTAAATGGGGCGTAAGGATTATCAGCGGAGTGAACGTCAAGCGTATAGATTTGGATTCGGGGGTAGTGTCTGTGGAGAATAATTGGGATCAGGGTCAATTTGAAATGAAAGGGAAGGAATTGGCTATCTGCACCAATGCATTTACCAAGCAATTGTTGCCTGATACTACTTTGGAACCAGGAAGAGGGTTGGTGATGGTGTCAGAACCATTAGATTTCGAAATTCCATGGAAAGGAAGTTTTCATATGGATAAAGGTTATGTTTATTTCCGAAAGGTAGATGGAAGGTTATTGTTGGGAGGAGCTCGAAACATAGATTTTGAAGGGGAGAATTCCACCGCTTTTGAAATCAATCAAAAAATAAAATCGCATCTGAATAGGTTAGCACATGAGGTAATTTTTCCAGATAAAGAGATTGTCTGGGAAAAGGAATGGACCGGGATTATGGCTTTTGGAGAAAAGAAAACCCCTATTATTCAGGAAGTAGGAAAAAAAGCAAGTGTCGCTGTAAGGCTAGGAGGGATGGGTGTTGCGATCGGTTGGCAAGTAGGAAAAGAGCTGGCAAAGCTGATTTCCAAAAAATAA
- the nhaC gene encoding Na+/H+ antiporter NhaC, translated as MEGTIRAPKVFDALIPLIFLIVLLVLNIQVFGTDGLSGSNQIVLILSATVAALVSIFRLGFRWETLQDGIVKSISAAMSSILILFLIGALAGTWLLSGIVPAMIYYGLQILNPTIFLFAACVVSAIVSIATGSSWTTVATVGVALLGIGKALGFEEGIIAGAIISGAYFGDKMSPLSDTTNLAPAMAGTDLFTHIRYMAKTTVPSITITLIIFIVVGFNYETVGSVEDVKAISAVILERFNVNGWLFIVPLVVLGMIIKKVPAIPALLTGALLGGVFALIFQPQIISLIAAEDGSYAYQGFKAVMMSLYGEISVVTSNDVVNELLVTGGMAGMLNTIWLIVCAMVFGGIMEESGMLRVLAETIIKKVHRVGSLIASTAATCVFFNITTSDQYLAILVPGRMYADVYKKRGLKPENLSRTLEDSATVTSVLVPWNTCGATQASVLGVATLTYAPFCFFNIISPFMTILFGYLKIGITYYEKEEV; from the coding sequence ATGGAAGGAACTATACGTGCCCCTAAGGTTTTTGACGCCCTTATCCCCTTAATTTTTTTAATAGTATTACTTGTCTTAAATATCCAGGTTTTTGGAACGGATGGATTATCTGGTTCCAATCAAATTGTACTGATTTTATCTGCCACGGTTGCTGCCTTGGTTTCAATTTTTAGATTAGGCTTTAGGTGGGAGACCTTGCAAGACGGGATTGTAAAAAGCATCAGTGCTGCCATGTCAAGTATATTAATTCTATTCCTGATAGGAGCACTTGCAGGAACTTGGCTTTTAAGTGGAATTGTTCCAGCCATGATTTATTATGGTTTACAGATTTTGAACCCAACCATTTTCCTTTTTGCAGCTTGTGTGGTAAGTGCTATTGTATCTATTGCCACGGGTAGTAGTTGGACTACAGTAGCAACAGTAGGTGTAGCACTCTTAGGAATAGGGAAGGCTCTTGGCTTTGAGGAAGGAATCATAGCCGGGGCGATTATATCCGGAGCTTACTTTGGAGATAAAATGTCTCCTTTGTCAGACACAACCAATTTGGCACCTGCAATGGCTGGTACAGATTTATTTACCCATATCAGGTACATGGCCAAAACGACAGTGCCCTCTATTACAATCACCTTAATCATATTTATAGTGGTTGGATTTAATTATGAAACAGTAGGCTCCGTTGAGGATGTGAAAGCAATCTCTGCCGTAATTTTAGAACGATTCAATGTGAATGGTTGGTTGTTTATTGTTCCTTTGGTGGTATTAGGGATGATCATAAAAAAAGTACCGGCAATTCCTGCTTTGCTTACCGGTGCGTTGCTGGGAGGAGTTTTTGCCTTGATCTTCCAACCCCAAATCATTTCCTTGATTGCTGCTGAAGATGGATCTTATGCTTACCAAGGTTTCAAAGCAGTAATGATGTCATTGTATGGAGAAATCAGTGTGGTTACCAGTAACGATGTCGTCAATGAATTGTTGGTGACTGGAGGAATGGCAGGAATGCTGAATACCATTTGGTTAATTGTCTGCGCCATGGTATTTGGAGGGATAATGGAAGAAAGTGGGATGTTGAGAGTATTGGCAGAGACAATTATCAAAAAAGTACATCGAGTGGGTTCTTTGATTGCTTCTACTGCAGCTACCTGCGTGTTTTTTAACATTACTACTTCTGATCAATATCTGGCGATTTTGGTTCCTGGAAGAATGTATGCGGATGTATATAAGAAAAGGGGACTTAAACCTGAAAACCTAAGCCGAACCTTAGAGGATTCAGCGACTGTAACCTCTGTATTGGTGCCTTGGAATACATGTGGCGCTACTCAAGCTTCAGTATTGGGAGTGGCAACCTTAACGTATGCACCTTTTTGCTTTTTTAATATTATTAGCCCGTTCATGACCATTTTGTTTGGGTATCTAAAAATTGGAATAACGTATTACGAGAAAGAAGAAGTATAG
- a CDS encoding patatin-like phospholipase family protein — MREKIWYSFPVQLLLLHLRKNLALILIWVVLLGIILEKFGVMLGIPFLFLDPEYLHQVSWVSFMMMGIGFAVLTMAFHMTTYIMDGSQFKFLAVLSKPFIHFCINNSIVPTIFYSIYCIKFIVFQLGNDLSSEWFVFHYFLGFTGGSLLSYALIFGYFSFTNKDFFILFAGSVDKRLRKVRLTRANVISQYKELKSKQDKVLYYLNLNLKFEKVRPDISRFEGTKLLRVFDQNHLNLFLIQVFLILFVLFLGVFKENPILQFPAAMSVTLLLAILVMLVGAVSFWLRKWSTVAVIAMLFLVNYFSNFSFLNRPHEAFGINYSIKPELYNLQRLNQLLHPDTVAKDRARTIKTLTNWKNKFPEEEKPKLVIVAASGGGQRASLWTFHVLQSIYNIQQGEVIQHTELFTGASGGVIGEAFFREIYLRSQSDSSVDPMDPKYLDQISADNLNPIIFTLLVNDLLIRNQYFEYRGYKHLKDRGYAFENQLNLNTEGVMDKPISAYKEPEQSAKIPMLPVTSLITNDGRKLVISPNSMSYLGTSVLGKSGKDEKKQSIDFVRFFHDHDPENLRFLSALRMSATFPFITPNVQLPSIPEMETMDTGLSDNFGVQDALRFIYVFQKWISENTSGVVLITIRDSEKSTEIPPTDPSKILEKIFIPLKNIYSNWDNVQTIQNEVLFNYMDESMPFELEKVEFEYAPEKVQPGELSGSQETMQRASLNWRLTAREKKSILASIYTLKNQQSLKRLEEIFEDSHNTQSTDSIQ; from the coding sequence ATGCGCGAAAAAATCTGGTATAGTTTTCCAGTACAACTTTTACTTCTTCATCTGAGAAAAAATCTTGCCCTTATTTTGATTTGGGTAGTGCTCTTGGGGATTATCCTGGAAAAGTTTGGGGTCATGTTAGGGATTCCCTTCCTTTTTCTAGACCCAGAATACTTGCATCAGGTATCTTGGGTAAGCTTTATGATGATGGGGATTGGTTTTGCAGTGTTGACTATGGCGTTCCATATGACTACCTATATTATGGATGGAAGCCAATTCAAATTTTTGGCGGTATTATCAAAACCCTTTATTCATTTCTGTATAAACAACTCCATTGTTCCTACCATATTTTATTCCATTTATTGCATCAAATTTATCGTATTTCAATTAGGAAATGATTTGTCTTCAGAATGGTTTGTTTTTCATTATTTTCTGGGTTTCACGGGAGGAAGTTTATTGTCCTACGCACTGATTTTCGGATATTTTTCATTCACCAATAAAGACTTTTTTATTCTTTTTGCCGGCTCAGTGGATAAGCGGCTTAGAAAGGTCCGGCTTACACGGGCTAATGTAATCAGTCAGTACAAAGAACTGAAGTCCAAACAAGATAAGGTATTGTACTACCTAAACTTGAACTTAAAATTTGAAAAGGTTCGTCCGGATATCTCCAGATTTGAAGGGACTAAATTGCTTAGGGTATTCGATCAAAATCACCTGAATCTATTTTTAATTCAGGTATTTCTCATTCTGTTTGTTTTGTTTCTGGGAGTTTTTAAAGAGAATCCCATCCTTCAATTCCCTGCAGCGATGAGTGTGACCCTGTTATTGGCCATCCTTGTGATGTTAGTAGGGGCTGTAAGTTTTTGGTTGAGAAAATGGTCTACTGTAGCCGTCATTGCTATGTTGTTTCTGGTCAACTATTTCTCCAATTTCTCTTTTTTAAATAGGCCTCATGAGGCATTCGGGATCAATTATTCAATCAAACCAGAACTGTATAATCTACAAAGACTTAATCAACTTTTACATCCAGATACGGTCGCCAAAGATCGAGCGAGAACCATCAAAACCTTGACTAATTGGAAAAATAAATTCCCTGAAGAGGAAAAACCAAAACTAGTAATTGTTGCAGCAAGTGGTGGAGGACAAAGAGCATCACTTTGGACTTTTCATGTCCTTCAATCCATTTATAATATTCAACAGGGTGAGGTGATCCAACATACAGAGTTATTTACAGGTGCCTCAGGAGGGGTGATAGGAGAGGCCTTTTTTAGGGAGATTTACCTTCGGTCCCAATCGGACTCTTCAGTAGATCCAATGGATCCGAAATATCTGGATCAAATATCTGCAGACAATTTAAACCCTATCATTTTCACCCTATTGGTCAATGATTTATTAATTCGAAATCAATACTTTGAATACCGAGGATATAAGCATTTAAAGGACAGAGGCTATGCGTTTGAAAATCAGTTAAACCTCAATACAGAAGGGGTAATGGACAAACCCATTTCTGCTTACAAAGAACCTGAACAATCCGCAAAAATTCCAATGCTTCCTGTAACTTCCTTGATCACCAATGATGGAAGGAAATTGGTGATTTCCCCTAATTCCATGTCCTACCTTGGAACATCTGTTCTTGGTAAAAGTGGAAAAGATGAGAAAAAGCAATCCATCGATTTTGTTCGGTTTTTTCATGATCATGATCCTGAAAACCTTCGCTTTTTATCCGCCTTGAGAATGAGTGCCACGTTCCCTTTTATTACTCCAAATGTCCAATTGCCTTCCATTCCGGAAATGGAGACCATGGACACGGGCTTATCGGATAATTTTGGAGTGCAAGATGCCCTTCGGTTTATTTATGTTTTTCAAAAATGGATTTCTGAGAATACTTCCGGGGTGGTATTAATAACGATTCGGGATTCTGAAAAATCCACAGAGATTCCCCCTACGGATCCTTCGAAAATCTTAGAGAAAATATTTATTCCATTAAAAAACATTTACTCGAATTGGGATAATGTGCAGACGATTCAAAATGAAGTGTTGTTTAATTATATGGATGAGTCTATGCCTTTTGAACTGGAAAAAGTCGAATTCGAATATGCACCAGAAAAGGTACAGCCTGGGGAATTAAGTGGTAGCCAAGAAACCATGCAGCGGGCTTCTTTAAACTGGAGACTAACAGCGAGGGAGAAAAAGTCTATTCTCGCAAGCATTTACACCCTGAAAAATCAACAAAGCCTAAAACGCTTGGAAGAGATTTTTGAGGATTCACACAACACTCAGTCCACAGATTCAATTCAATAG
- a CDS encoding DUF2092 domain-containing protein, with protein sequence MLKKLCFGLMLLLVFEIAKAQEKSIDTTAVIILDRMSSIFGELNSLGFTSSVSKDVVYAEDFFIKVFSSSEVKIKGPNKLSARIHGENKEDLYSYNGEQVIYYSYQNNIYTVADAPDNLIETIDWLYTDFGIELTTADFLYPSFSKDFTEQMDYVEFLGIALVDGKRAFHIAGSNESITVQLWISDDSYFLPIKTLITYFDGPYANQHETDFSDWEINQDYPDSIFEFSPPPSAKQITWMSQN encoded by the coding sequence ATGTTGAAAAAGTTATGTTTTGGGCTTATGCTTTTACTGGTTTTTGAAATCGCTAAAGCTCAAGAGAAAAGCATAGATACCACTGCGGTCATTATCTTAGATAGGATGAGTTCTATCTTCGGAGAGTTAAATAGTTTGGGATTTACATCCAGCGTATCAAAGGATGTAGTATATGCAGAGGATTTTTTCATCAAGGTTTTTTCAAGTAGCGAGGTAAAAATTAAGGGTCCTAATAAACTTTCGGCCCGGATTCACGGGGAAAATAAAGAGGATTTATATTCCTATAATGGGGAGCAGGTCATTTATTATTCCTACCAAAATAATATCTATACCGTAGCAGATGCTCCAGATAATTTGATCGAAACCATTGATTGGTTATATACCGATTTTGGGATTGAATTAACAACAGCCGACTTTTTATACCCTAGCTTTTCCAAAGACTTTACTGAACAGATGGATTATGTGGAATTTTTGGGAATTGCTCTGGTAGATGGAAAGCGAGCTTTTCATATTGCGGGAAGCAATGAGTCGATTACTGTACAACTATGGATTTCTGATGATTCTTATTTTCTGCCCATCAAAACACTCATTACCTATTTTGATGGGCCTTATGCGAATCAGCATGAAACGGACTTCTCGGATTGGGAAATCAATCAAGATTATCCGGATTCCATATTTGAATTTTCTCCCCCACCAAGTGCAAAACAAATTACCTGGATGAGCCAGAACTGA
- a CDS encoding DUF4494 domain-containing protein: MMRTWFLCKVKYAKENEEGLLKNISEQYLVDAVSFTEAEAIIYDRLGSQIRGDFQVTSLSKSNIVDVFFFEDADIWYKCKVSYLVSDGESGKEKKVTQYMIVTASDVKEAYDRIQESLNNMLVSFRVPDIVESPIVEVFPYEKDEIAEQLPEGNFKPLSEVQGTEE; encoded by the coding sequence ATGATGAGAACTTGGTTTTTGTGTAAAGTAAAATATGCGAAGGAGAATGAAGAAGGGTTGTTAAAAAACATCTCTGAACAGTATTTGGTAGATGCTGTATCATTCACAGAAGCGGAAGCAATAATATATGACCGTCTTGGCTCTCAAATTAGAGGCGATTTCCAGGTTACCAGCTTAAGCAAAAGTAACATTGTGGATGTCTTTTTCTTCGAAGATGCCGATATCTGGTATAAATGTAAAGTGTCCTATCTAGTTTCTGATGGAGAGAGCGGTAAGGAGAAAAAGGTCACTCAATACATGATTGTGACGGCCTCGGATGTCAAAGAAGCTTATGATAGAATTCAAGAAAGCTTAAACAATATGTTGGTAAGCTTTAGAGTTCCTGATATTGTGGAAAGCCCAATTGTAGAGGTGTTCCCTTATGAGAAAGATGAGATAGCGGAACAATTGCCGGAAGGAAATTTCAAACCACTCTCTGAAGTTCAGGGAACTGAAGAATAA
- a CDS encoding IMPACT family protein: MNLEDLDDTYLTIKRPSEGLYKDRSSKFFYFAFPVRSEEEIKDHLAELRKTYYDARHHCYAYVLGKEATTFRAVDDGEPNHSAGDPILGQIRSNNLTNILIVVVRYFGGTKLGMSGLIQAYKTSAALAIEENEIIEEQVLSSVKIKFSYPAMNEVMKLVKTHELEIIHQELMLDCKMSLEYRKGIEEQLLESLEEIESLEIIS; this comes from the coding sequence ATGAATCTAGAGGACTTAGATGACACTTATTTGACCATCAAAAGGCCGAGCGAGGGACTTTATAAGGATCGAAGTAGTAAGTTCTTTTACTTTGCTTTTCCAGTCAGAAGTGAGGAGGAAATAAAAGACCATCTCGCTGAATTGAGAAAGACTTATTATGATGCCAGGCATCATTGCTATGCCTATGTGCTAGGCAAAGAAGCAACTACCTTTCGTGCGGTAGATGATGGAGAACCTAACCATTCTGCGGGAGACCCTATTTTAGGCCAGATCCGATCAAATAACCTCACCAATATCCTCATCGTGGTGGTCAGGTACTTTGGGGGCACAAAACTTGGCATGAGTGGCTTGATCCAGGCATATAAAACTTCTGCAGCATTAGCGATCGAAGAAAATGAGATCATTGAAGAACAAGTTTTATCCTCGGTGAAAATCAAATTTTCTTATCCTGCGATGAATGAGGTCATGAAATTAGTGAAAACCCATGAATTGGAAATCATTCATCAGGAATTGATGCTGGACTGTAAAATGTCTCTGGAGTATAGAAAAGGAATTGAAGAGCAGTTATTAGAAAGTTTAGAAGAAATAGAGTCTCTTGAAATCATTTCTTGA
- a CDS encoding Mpo1 family 2-hydroxy fatty acid dioxygenase: MRKIDALLEEYGLSHQNQTNKFIHWICVPSIFFSIVGLIYAIPSESLHDFAPFLEDFANWATLALAVVLIYYVSLSPPLALGMFFFSAMCLALANFISLEFPGKLWLISLVIFAIAWVFQFWGHKIEGKKPSFLKDIQFLLIGPAWLMHFIYKKIGIAY, encoded by the coding sequence ATGAGAAAAATAGATGCATTATTGGAGGAATACGGCTTAAGCCATCAAAACCAAACCAATAAATTTATACATTGGATCTGCGTACCATCCATATTTTTCAGTATCGTAGGCCTGATCTATGCTATACCTTCCGAGAGCCTGCATGACTTTGCTCCGTTTTTAGAAGATTTTGCCAATTGGGCCACTTTGGCTTTGGCAGTGGTCTTGATTTATTATGTATCGCTTTCTCCTCCACTGGCCCTAGGGATGTTTTTCTTTTCTGCCATGTGTTTGGCTTTGGCTAATTTTATCAGTTTGGAATTTCCCGGAAAGTTATGGTTGATCAGTTTGGTGATTTTCGCGATTGCTTGGGTATTTCAGTTTTGGGGGCATAAAATCGAAGGGAAAAAACCATCTTTTCTCAAAGACATCCAATTCTTATTGATTGGGCCCGCATGGCTGATGCATTTCATCTACAAGAAAATTGGAATCGCCTATTGA